ACAATACCCTATGGCGCTCAAATCTTTATTCCGCTATCAACCTATTAACCCACTCCATCGGCTCCACTCTTGTATCGTGCACACTTATCCCGAAATGGAGATGAGGTCCCGTTGAAACGCCAGTGCTCCCCACTTTTCCAATTGACTGTCCTTTTTTGACGATCTGGCCGGCAGTAACAAGGGTCTTGCTCATGTGTATATATATAGAGTGTATGCCCTGACCGTGGTCAAGAACTATAACGGAACCGAGAGCAGGAAGATGTTTCGCAAAGGCCACTACGCCTGAATTTGCCGCCTTTATAACTGCCCCGACAGGATTTCCCCCTATATCGGTACCCCTGTGATCCCCCAATCTCTTCCCGTTATAGAGCCTATAAGCCCCGAAAGGAGAAGTGATCCTGCCTTTTATCGGCATTAAGAATTTGCCGGACCAGAGCCTGTTCGGGGTCCATTGCCTAAAGATCCTGGACAGCTCGTCCTGGTCCGCCCTTATCTTTGAGGCCACCAGATTGCCGCTCTTTGAAGGAGGAAAAGCAAGTTTTTCTGCA
Above is a window of Candidatus Margulisiibacteriota bacterium DNA encoding:
- a CDS encoding peptidoglycan DD-metalloendopeptidase family protein encodes the protein MRLYPTLILLLFLLLQNGPAGASLLVLPEAPVQGRTVVVLLTGEAAVSARMEFFGKTIPFYGSAGDLYAIAGVPVLTAPGTHVITVHASDEAGNTYAISKSIRVLKGKFLAEKLAFPPSKSGNLVASKIRADQDELSRIFRQWTPNRLWSGKFLMPIKGRITSPFGAYRLYNGKRLGDHRGTDIGGNPVGAVIKAANSGVVAFAKHLPALGSVIVLDHGQGIHSIYIHMSKTLVTAGQIVKKGQSIGKVGSTGVSTGPHLHFGISVHDTRVEPMEWVNRLIAE